The proteins below are encoded in one region of Lactuca sativa cultivar Salinas chromosome 3, Lsat_Salinas_v11, whole genome shotgun sequence:
- the LOC111914823 gene encoding LEAF RUST 10 DISEASE-RESISTANCE LOCUS RECEPTOR-LIKE PROTEIN KINASE-like 1.1, translated as MILVVFFASFLLSCLPFLHSATNHSISTSICPKSFVCPHLAPSKYPFYNATDTQCGLIKVNCTSYGGEIHLGRDSYQIQGNFVSDSSIWVVNKVFGKLVEKERCEALMYNFSSPSPLLYSTSIKPFIRLYKCTNNSTYDAQTEAYFHQFNYNSYNKCKDHNFYYKYSISNTTILSDLPLTCQAIRLPVETGDHKVLNETNIFSLLSSKFSVLIKLSPSCDKCHKEEGQCHTQNGQFLCSNAKMGDAHWHNHDGLKSTNTKKEKEKPHRKLKLILVLAGSAFILILSLLMFIIWRRYKTNPPSYYSSKDDISLNNEDGSLFYGVSVFSYTELEDATQNFDPSKELGNGGFGAVYYGKLQDGREVAVKRLYEHNYKRVKQFINEVKILARLRHPNLVVLYGCTSRQSHELLLVYEYISNGTVADHLHGELANPSFLTWPLRMNIAIETARALVYLHASEIIHRDVKTSNILLDHNFSAKVADFGLSRLIPNDVTHVSTAPQGTPGYVDPQYHHCYQLTDKSDVYSFGVVLIELISSMVAVDLSRSQDEISLANLALNRIQRCALDQLIDPDLGSDSDAEIMRMITSVAELAFQCLQYYSEMRPTMSEVLDVLEDIQAPGRIDSVKAPPPSEASDKTVLLKDFLPSPVSVTGEWHSESTVSTTLSVT; from the exons ATGATTCTTGTGGTCTTTTTTGCCTCCTTTCTTCTCTCTTGTCTACCTTTTCTTCACTCTGCTACAAACCACAGCATTTCTACATCAATCTGCCCAAAAAGTTTCGTTTGCCCACATTTAGCCCCATCCAAATACCCTTTTTATAATGCCACTGACACGCAATGCGGGTTGATCAAGGTCAATTGTACTTCGTATGGTGGGGAAATTCATCTTGGAAGAGACTCGTATCAGATTCAAGGCAATTTTGTATCTGATTCTTCCATCTGGGTTGTTAACAAAGTGTTTGGAAAACTTGTAGAGAAGGAAAGGTGTGAGGCACTTATGTATAATTTCTCTTCTCCAAGTCCTCTTTTGTATTCCACTTCAATCAAACCTTTCATCAGGCTTTACAAATGTACAAACAATTCCACTTATGATGCACAAACGGAGGCTTATTTTCACCAATTTAATTACAATAGCTATAACAAATGCAAAGATCACAACTTCTACTATAAGTATTCAATCAGCAACACAACAATTCTAAGTGATCTCCCACTTACATGTCAAGCAATACGGCTGCCTGTAGAGACAGGTGACCATAAAGTACTTAATGAAACAAACATATTTTCTCTTCTCAGTTCCAAATTCTCTGTTTTAATTAAGCTCTCACCTTCCTGTGATAAGTGTCACAAGGAAGAAGGCCAGTGTCATACTCAAAATGGACAGTTTCTGTGTTCCAACGCCAAAATGGGTGATGCGCACTGGCATAACCATGATGGACTCAAGTCTACCAACACAAAAAAGG AAAAAGAAAAGCCACACAGAAAACTGAAACTCATCCTAG TTCTCGCTGGATCTGCCTTCATCCTCATCCTCTCTCTTCTTATGTTCATAATCTGGCGACGCTACAAGACCAACCCTCCTTCCTATTACTCATCAAAGGACGACATATCACTAAACAATGAAGATGGGAGTCTTTTCTATGGTGTCTCTGTTTTCTCCTACACAGAGCTTGAAGATGCCACCCAAAATTTCGACCCTTCTAAGGAACTGGGGAATGGAGGTTTTGGAGCTGTTTACTATGGAAAACTCCAAGATGGGAGAGAAGTTGCAGTGAAGAGACTCTACGAGCACAATTACAAGCGAGTCAAACAATTTATTAATGAGGTCAAAATCCTCGCCAGATTGAGGCACCCCAACCTCGTAGTCCTCTATGGTTGCACTTCTCGACAAAGCCATGAGCTTCTCCTTGTGTATGAGTACATCTCCAATGGCACTGTTGCAGATCACCTCCATGGAGAACTAGCAAATCCAAGCTTTCTGACATGGCCATTAAGAATGAACATTGCTATCGAAACTGCCAGAGCGTTGGTGTACCTTCATGCCTCTGAAATCATACACCGAGATGTCAAGACCAGTAACATTCTCCTTGATCACAATTTCAGTGCCAAGGTAGCAGATTTTGGGCTCTCGAGGCTGATACCGAATGATGTCACTCACGTGTCTACAGCTCCTCAGGGAACCCCAGGATACGTGGATCCCCAATATCACCATTGTTACCAATTAACGGATAAGAGTGATGTTTACAGCTTTGGAGTGGTCTTGATTGAACTAATATCATCAATGGTGGCTGTCGATTTAAGCAGGTCACAAGATGAGATTAGTTTGGCTAATCTAGCTTTGAACAGGATACAAAGATGTGCGTTAGATCAATTAATAGACCCGGATCTAGGATCCGATTCAGATGCTGAAATCATGAGGATGATAACATCAGTGGCAGAGTTGGCTTTTCAATGTTTACAGTATTATTCAGAAATGAGGCCTACGATGAGTGAGGTGTTGGATGTGTTGGAGGATATCCAAGCCCCAGGGAGAATTGATTCTGTAAAAGCGCCACCACCGTCTGAAGCCAGTGATAAGACGGTTTTGTTGAAAGACTTCCTGCCTTCGCCGGTTTCCGTCACCGGTGAATGGCACAGCGAAAGCACCGTATCAACTACACTAAGCGTTACATAG